From the Bacteroides sp. genome, the window GTGGTTACCACCGGCTCTTTTGATGGGGTTCATATTGGCCACAAGGTGATTATTAACCGCCTGAATCAAATTGCCAGGGAGATTGGAGGCGAATCTGTGCTGATAACCTTTCATCCCCATCCACGAAAAGTTCTTTATCCTGAGCAAACTGACCTCAAACTGATCAACTCCCAGGAGGAAAAAATTGAATTGCTCAGAAAGTCTGGCTTACAGAACCTGATCATTATTCCATTTACACTTGAGTTTTCCAAAACTTCTTCCCATGATTTTGTGAGTGAAATTCTGATCAAACAACTTCACGCTAAGGTCGTGGTTATTGGACACAACCATCATTTCGGACATAACCGGCAGGGCGACTTCGACTATCTGCACCGATTGGCTGAAGAACTTAAATTCGGGGTCGAAGAAATCCCCTTGCAGGATATCGAAAATGAAACCGTCAGCTCAACCAAGATCAGGAAAGCACTCTTTGAAGGAAACATCCAGCGAGCAAACGCCTACCTCGACCACCAATATATCATTACAGGTAATTTGTTGGGCACACACGGAGTCGTTTCCCTACCTGCCGGGAAAGCATTTCAAATGGAAATTCAAGAAAAGGAGAAACTGGTTCCGCCCCAGGGAATTTATGCTTCCAATCTTTTCCTGGAAAACAAAGTCCTTAAATGTGCCACTTTTATCCTTGGAGATGGCCAAACACCTCCTTTGGTCATTTCCCTCCTTCTTTTTGATGCCCTTGGCCAGGATGACCAGAAAGGAACCTTATACTTTTATAAAAAAGTAATGAATATCCCTGCTTCTGTTGATGGCGGTATCAGCAAAGAAGTTCTGGCAGAGGCCTTAGAAAGGGTGGAGGACCTGATTTATTGATCATTGAATGGAATAGTATGCTACCCATGACCATTACTTTTCTTGGAACCGGAACCTCTACAGGTGTCCCTGTGGTCGCCTGCAACTGCGAGGTATGCCGCAGTGCCGACAAGCGCGATTCCAGGCTCAGGACTTCGGTGATGGTAGATGTCAAGGGGCAAAAATTTATTATTGATTGCGGACCTGATTTTCGGTATCAGATGATACGTGAAAAAGTAGAAGATATTTCTGCCATCCTTTTCACCCATGGCCATCGCGACCATATTGCAGGGATTGATGATGTAAGAGCCTTTAATTACGTGTTAAACAAAACCGTCGATATCTTTGCAACACAAGAAGTCATTAACGCCATTAACAAGGAGTTTCCTTATATCCTTACCGAAAAGCGGTTCTTTGGAGCCCCCCAGCTTGAATTCCATGTCATCGAAAACAAACCCTTTTTAATCAACGGCGTAAACATCCTGCCAGTCGAGGTCCTCCACCATAAACTGAGTGTATTTGGGTTCAGGATCGGTGGCTTTACCTATATCACCGATGCCAGTTTTATTTCTGAATCAGAGAAACCTAAAGCCATAGGATCGGAAGTACTGGTGATCAATGCCCTTAGAAAATCAAAACACATTAGCCACTTCTCCCTTGATGAAGCTCTCGAATTGATACGGGAATTGAAACCCCGAAAGGCCTTTATCACCCACCTGAGCCACTTTATCGGACTTCACCGAAATATTCAGGAAAGCCTGCCTGACAACGTTTTCCTTGCTTACGATGGACTTAAAGTTGAAATACTTTAAGTATTTTAGGTATTCGTGGTATTTAAATCTTACAATACAAAAAACCTTCCTGAAAATACCTTTTCACACAAAGTTTAAGTAAATTTGCCGGAGTATTAAGTATTGATGAAATGATCTACAATCCAGAAATATATCGTATTAAGGATGAGCGGATGAAACCGTTCATAGATGCGGAAGAAATATGGGACTTCATAAACAATACCCGGGCCGACAAGCAACGGGTTCGTGAAGTTATCCAGTCTTCCTTAAATAAGAAACGCCTTTCCCTTGAGGAAACTGCCATTTTGCTAAACGCTACGGACCCTGAACTGATCGAAGAAATCAAGGAAGGGGCTCGTCAGCTGAAGGAAAAGGTCTATGGTGAAAGGATCGTCCTTTTTGCCCCGCTTTATGTAGGTGACTTATGTACCAACAACTGCCAGTACTGCGGGTTTCGGGCCACCAATAAAGATGTTAAACGAATTACCCTTAACCACGATGAGCTGGTCAATGAAACCAGGGCACTGATTGACCAGGGGCATAAGCGGCTCATCCTGGTGTACGGCGAACACCCTAAATATTCTGCCGAATTTATTGCTGAAACCGTTCGCACCGTTTACAGTGTAAAACACGATCACGGCGAGATCAGGCGGGTGAATATCAATGCCGCCCCCTTTGATGTGCCCGGGTTCCGTATCGTCAAGGATGCTGGCATTGGCACCTTTCAGATCTTCCAGGAAACCTATCACGAACCCACCTACGCCAAGGTGCATCTGGGCGGGATGAAACGCAATTTCGAGTGGCGACTCACCTCCCTCGACCGGGCGCAGGAAGCCGGAATTGACGATGTGGGCATTGGAGCCCTCTTCGGCCTTTACGACTGGCGCTTTGAGGTGATGGCACTCGTCAGGCACGTGAATCACTTTGAAGCCGTTTATAATGTCGGGCCACACACCATCTCATTCCCGCGCATTCAAAATGCCCTGTCTTTGAATATCGACAAGGACCATCTGGTAACGGACGAAGAATTCGTTCGCCTGGTGTCTATCCTCAGGCTCGCAGTGCCTTATACCGGAATGATCCTTACAGCCCGCGAGCCCTCGCATATCCGTGACCAGATCCTGCGTTTCGGAGTCTCACAAATCGATGGCGGAACCAATCTTGAATTTGGGGGCTATTCAAAAGGGAAAAAAGAGGGGGAGCAAGACCTCAGCATGGAGCAGTTCCAGATCAATGACACCCGCTCCCTGAACGAGATCATGGATGAGTTGATCCGTACCGGATATATTCCCTCATTTTGTACCGCATGCTACCGCCTTGGCCGCACTGGTGAACACTTTATGGAATTTTCCGTGCCAGGATTTATTAAAAGGTTTTGTTCACCCAATGCCATGCTAACTTTGGCAGAGTACCTTGAGGACTACGCTCCGCAAGAAACAAAAGAGGCCGGTTACCAGCTCATTGACAAAAAAATTGACGAGTTGGCTAAAACCACCAGGGTCGACAGCCTGAAGGAAAAACTCAGCCTTATCAAGGAAGGAAAACGTGATTTATATTTCTAATGCCACAGGATATGAAACAAACCATGATTTTGGGAATTTTAATCTTTGACCGCATCAAGGAAGCCGGAAAAACACAGAAA encodes:
- the hydG gene encoding [FeFe] hydrogenase H-cluster radical SAM maturase HydG; this encodes MIYNPEIYRIKDERMKPFIDAEEIWDFINNTRADKQRVREVIQSSLNKKRLSLEETAILLNATDPELIEEIKEGARQLKEKVYGERIVLFAPLYVGDLCTNNCQYCGFRATNKDVKRITLNHDELVNETRALIDQGHKRLILVYGEHPKYSAEFIAETVRTVYSVKHDHGEIRRVNINAAPFDVPGFRIVKDAGIGTFQIFQETYHEPTYAKVHLGGMKRNFEWRLTSLDRAQEAGIDDVGIGALFGLYDWRFEVMALVRHVNHFEAVYNVGPHTISFPRIQNALSLNIDKDHLVTDEEFVRLVSILRLAVPYTGMILTAREPSHIRDQILRFGVSQIDGGTNLEFGGYSKGKKEGEQDLSMEQFQINDTRSLNEIMDELIRTGYIPSFCTACYRLGRTGEHFMEFSVPGFIKRFCSPNAMLTLAEYLEDYAPQETKEAGYQLIDKKIDELAKTTRVDSLKEKLSLIKEGKRDLYF
- a CDS encoding adenylyltransferase/cytidyltransferase family protein, producing the protein MNVYFSTVQAAGKIRNAVVTTGSFDGVHIGHKVIINRLNQIAREIGGESVLITFHPHPRKVLYPEQTDLKLINSQEEKIELLRKSGLQNLIIIPFTLEFSKTSSHDFVSEILIKQLHAKVVVIGHNHHFGHNRQGDFDYLHRLAEELKFGVEEIPLQDIENETVSSTKIRKALFEGNIQRANAYLDHQYIITGNLLGTHGVVSLPAGKAFQMEIQEKEKLVPPQGIYASNLFLENKVLKCATFILGDGQTPPLVISLLLFDALGQDDQKGTLYFYKKVMNIPASVDGGISKEVLAEALERVEDLIY
- a CDS encoding MBL fold metallo-hydrolase gives rise to the protein MTITFLGTGTSTGVPVVACNCEVCRSADKRDSRLRTSVMVDVKGQKFIIDCGPDFRYQMIREKVEDISAILFTHGHRDHIAGIDDVRAFNYVLNKTVDIFATQEVINAINKEFPYILTEKRFFGAPQLEFHVIENKPFLINGVNILPVEVLHHKLSVFGFRIGGFTYITDASFISESEKPKAIGSEVLVINALRKSKHISHFSLDEALELIRELKPRKAFITHLSHFIGLHRNIQESLPDNVFLAYDGLKVEIL